In a single window of the Melanotaenia boesemani isolate fMelBoe1 chromosome 22, fMelBoe1.pri, whole genome shotgun sequence genome:
- the LOC121634199 gene encoding LOW QUALITY PROTEIN: E3 UFM1-protein ligase 1-like (The sequence of the model RefSeq protein was modified relative to this genomic sequence to represent the inferred CDS: inserted 1 base in 1 codon) yields the protein MNDTCGCINAIPPDGQYCQSVYQQNFTACPATTPSPKTTLPPVLHKYLLSVELNTTDMTVINKLRSILTNISAPISISNNIQISDVNISTVCSPSSGGFQCRCEDQYRWSCDRCLTYGSCDNIMNDTCGCINAIPPDGQYCQSVYQQNLHPCPPPTPVIGMICKLFSSTLCHPATVSLEYFTEMEILFCGQIVEARIKKKKQINIITQNFLPTPVSSMXGKFAFQEHLLYSVLEELVNTGRLKGSVVGGRQDKAVYIPDIYAKTQNAWVDAFLQQNGYLEFDALVRLGIPDPSSYIKKRFKSNKLLFLRGACVGQTLVDQVEATVEEAVNSATWADLQPILPTCLSMEDVGMLINQAMRNTNIQSSARMIGGTAVVSEKFISNCLSLFDEAMQQKAQKEVKNNPVFLVTEEDLKQASVMMESSGLSKKEKREAERRKKAAEGSGSVKAGGGGNAREIRIRKTKKKGRRDEESDDETGPSQQNRSKQIEAPFMTQEEIFSVLEERVSDCPEEILSELAEQLVRPLAKTYQEVLRTVFMSSTSSPSGTNKKKSMKDLQEEISNLYSNVRLFEKSTKFFSDETQVNIIKHVLKTVCTDVTNILVNFLAADLMMSVENTSTITTEVRLKILGKLSEETRGPLMKLHSSLNGKMLEDFLSNLESCAEVCGFMLKKGDKKKERQALFLHRQALTEQLKDTEDPALVLHLTSVLLFQASTHCMLHAPGRCVPQVIGTLTGRIPTEQQQLLSSYQSLVVKQLVSQGRKQEEAGERDEEAQSVRSQLTALTPRVKELVLSQRRTSVSED from the exons ATGAATGACACATGTGGATGCATCAATGCCATTCCTCCTGATGGACAGTACTGCCAGTCTGTGTATCAACAAA ACTTCACAGCTTGTCCTGCTACAACACCCTCTCCAAAAACGACAT TACCTCCAGTTCTCCATAAATACCTGCTTTCTGTTGAGCTGAACACCACAGATATGacagtaataaataaactgaggagCATTCTGACAAACATCAGTGCTCCCATCAGCATCAGCAACAACATCCAGATCTCTGATGTCAACATCTCTACAG TCTGCTCTCCCAGCAGTGGTGGTTTCCAGTGCAGATGTGAGGATCAGTATCGCTGGTCATGTGATCGCTGTCTGACATATGGATCATGTGACAACATCATGAATGACACATGTGGATGCATCAATGCCATTCCTCCTGATGGACAGTACTGCCAGTCTGTGTATCAACAAA ATCTCCATCCATGCCCACCACCAACTCCTGTAATAGGTATGATATGCAAACTATTTTCTTCAACTCTATGTCACCCAGCTACTGTTTCACTGGAATATTTTACAGAAATGGAGATATTGTTTTGTGGTCAAATTGTGGAGgcaaggataaaaaaaaaaaaacaaataaacattattaCTCAAAACTTTTT GCCGACGCCTGTCAGCAGCA ATGGAAAGTTTGCTTTTCAGGAACATCTTTTGTACT CTGTCTTGGAAGAGTTGGTGAACACTGGACGTCTGAAAGGAAGTGTGGTTGGTGGCCGACAGGACAAAGCAGTTTACATCCCCGATATCTACGCCAAAACACAGAACGCCTGGGTGGACGCTTTCCTCCAGCAAAATGGGTATTtag AGTTTGATGCGTTAGTGAGACTCGGGATCCCTGATCCTTCCAGCTACATTAAGAAGCGCTTTAAATCCAACAAGCTGCTGTTCCTCAGAGGAGCATGTGTTGGTCAGACTCTGGTGGACCAGGTGGAGGCTACTGTGGAGGAGGCTGTTAACTCGGCCACGTGGGCTGACCTTCAG CCCATTCTGCCCACTTGCCTGTCGATGGAGGACGTTGGGATGCTCATCAACCAGGCCATGAGGAACACTAATATCCAGTCCTCTGCCAGGATGATTGGAGGCACCGCTGTAGTCAGTGAGAAGTTCATCAGTAACTGTCTGTCTTTATTTGACGAGGCCATGCAGCAGAAGGCTCAAAAG GAGGTCAAGAACAATCCGGTGTTTCTTGTTACTGAAGAGGATCTGAAGCAAGCATCCGTTATGATGGAGAGCTCAGGACTTTCCaaaaaggagaagagagaaGCAGAGCGGAGGAAGAAGGCTGCAG AGGGCAGTGGAAGTGTgaaagcaggaggaggaggaaacgcCCGAGAGATCCGCATTCGTAAAACCAAGAAGAAGGGGAGGAGAGACGAAGAAAGCGATGACGAAACCGGACCTTCACAGCAAA ATCGCAGCAAACAGATTGAAGCTCCATTTATGACCCAGGAGGAGATATTCTCAGTTTTAGAGGAGAGGGTGAGTGACTGCCCAGAAGAAATCCTCTCTGAGCTGGCAGAGCAGTTAGTGAG GCCTCTGGCTAAAACCTATCAGGAGGTGCTGCGGACGGTGTTCATGTCATCCACCAGCTCTCCGTCAGGGACCAATAAGAAGAAGAGCATGAAGGACCTCCAGGAGGAGATCTCCAACCTGTACAGCAACGTCCGACTGTTTGAAAAAAGCACCAAGTTCTTCTCTG ATGAGACGCAGGTCAACATCATCAAGCATGTCCTGAAGACTGTGTGTACCGACGTCACCAACATCCTGGTCAACTTCTTGGCTGCTGACCTGATGATGTCCGTGGAGAATACCAGCACCATCACCACCGAG GTCAGACTGAAGATTTTGGGAAAACTGTCCGAGGAGACCAGAGGACCTCTGATGAAGCTGCACAGCTCCCTGAACGGAAAA aTGCTTGAAGACTTTCTGTCAAACCTGGAGTCGTGTGCTGAAGTGTGTGGATTCATGCTGAAGAAGGGCGACAAGAAGAAGGAGAg ACAGGCTCTGTTCCTGCACCGCCAGGCTCTCACCGAGCAGCTGAAGGACACGGAGgatccagctctggtcctccaCCTGACCAGCGTGCTGCTGTTTCAGGCCAGCACCCACTGCATGCTGCACGCCCCGGGCCGCTGCGTGCCTCAGGTCATCGGCACGCTCACGGGCCGGATACCCACA gagcagcagcagctgctgtcgTCCTATCAGAGCCTGGTGGTGAAGCAGCTGGTGAGCCAGGGCAGGAAGCAGGAGGAGGCCGGGGAGCGGGACGAGGAGGCCCAGAGCGTCCGCTCACAGCTCACAGCCCTGACTCCTCGGGTGAAGGAGCTGGTGTTGTCCCAGAGGAGGACGTCTGTCAGTGAGGACTGA